A stretch of Amycolatopsis tolypomycina DNA encodes these proteins:
- a CDS encoding DUF2516 family protein, giving the protein MLVAIWILNVIHWGSALVGLFAFVHALLQRADAYSAADRKTKPIWMLITGGATLAMVLFPVMGPGMIFYVPAMAATLVYIVDVRPKLIEVQRGGSSW; this is encoded by the coding sequence GTGCTAGTCGCCATCTGGATCCTCAATGTCATCCACTGGGGCAGCGCGCTGGTCGGGCTCTTCGCCTTCGTGCACGCGCTGCTGCAGCGCGCGGACGCCTATTCGGCCGCCGACCGCAAGACCAAGCCCATCTGGATGCTGATCACCGGCGGCGCGACGCTCGCCATGGTGCTGTTCCCCGTGATGGGCCCCGGGATGATCTTCTACGTACCCGCCATGGCCGCGACCCTGGTCTACATCGTGGACGTCCGCCCGAAGCTGATCGAGGTCCAGCGCGGCGGCTCCAGCTGGTAG
- a CDS encoding YbaK/EbsC family protein has product MTWTIAGSLTVVPAPTRTDLLAEPVAKALAALADPDAVGVAEIDPSLADTAAFCEAYGSPLEASANCVVVAGKRAGEVRFAAALVLATTRADVNGVIKRRLDVRKASFAPMDEAVSLTGMEYGGITPVGLPAEWPILLDSRVAEAPELVIGSGIRGSKLLISGAALAALPGAEVIEDLAR; this is encoded by the coding sequence GTGACCTGGACGATCGCCGGGAGCCTCACCGTCGTTCCCGCCCCCACGCGTACTGACCTGCTTGCCGAGCCCGTGGCCAAGGCCCTGGCCGCGCTCGCCGACCCGGACGCCGTCGGCGTCGCCGAGATCGACCCGTCGCTCGCCGACACCGCCGCCTTCTGCGAGGCCTACGGCTCGCCGCTCGAAGCGTCCGCGAACTGCGTCGTCGTCGCCGGCAAGCGCGCCGGCGAAGTCCGCTTCGCGGCCGCGCTCGTGCTCGCGACGACTCGCGCCGACGTCAACGGCGTGATCAAGCGCCGCCTCGACGTCCGCAAGGCGTCGTTCGCGCCGATGGACGAAGCCGTCTCGCTCACCGGCATGGAGTACGGCGGCATCACGCCCGTCGGCCTGCCCGCCGAATGGCCCATCCTGCTCGACAGCCGCGTCGCCGAGGCGCCCGAGCTCGTCATCGGCAGCGGGATCCGCGGCAGCAAGCTGCTGATCTCCGGCGCCGCGCTGGCCGCCCTGCCCGGCGCGGAGGTCATCGAGGACCTCGCCCGGTGA
- a CDS encoding ornithine cyclodeaminase family protein: MTSVWLRYLTGADIDSLGVTDADIVGAVEDVLADHGRGQVVFEPRTHLVPDNGGKGHFNILRGHLSAKQVSGVKVVGDFVGNFEQGLPSEMALILLLDPDTGMPRAIVDGTMITEARTGAMTAVGAKYLARPGSRVLGHIGARGTAWWNVVLLDSLFDFAEIRVTSKRPESREDFGRRLSERLGKDVRVCATAEETLDGADIQVEASRLVEPEALVRREFLRPGTFLVPYGTISALELTLLEDVDKLVVDDWRESRSGNPRFGALRPQLNAGLLTEDKVHAEIGDIVAGSKPGREHDAERILFWHRGLSTTDIAVATMILARAEASGVGTMLPYR, translated from the coding sequence GTGACGTCCGTCTGGCTCCGGTACCTGACCGGCGCCGACATCGACTCACTCGGTGTCACGGACGCCGACATCGTCGGCGCGGTCGAAGACGTGCTCGCCGACCACGGCCGCGGTCAGGTCGTCTTCGAGCCGCGTACGCACCTCGTGCCGGACAACGGCGGCAAGGGTCACTTCAACATCCTTCGCGGCCACTTGTCGGCGAAGCAGGTCAGCGGCGTGAAGGTCGTCGGTGACTTCGTGGGGAACTTCGAACAGGGCCTCCCTTCGGAAATGGCGTTGATCCTGCTGCTCGACCCGGACACCGGCATGCCGCGGGCCATCGTCGACGGCACGATGATCACCGAGGCCCGCACCGGCGCGATGACCGCCGTCGGCGCGAAGTACCTGGCCCGGCCGGGTTCCCGGGTGCTCGGGCACATCGGCGCCCGCGGTACCGCCTGGTGGAACGTCGTGCTGCTCGACTCGTTGTTCGACTTCGCCGAGATCCGCGTGACCAGCAAGCGCCCGGAGTCCCGCGAGGACTTCGGCCGCCGGCTGTCCGAACGGCTCGGCAAGGACGTCCGCGTCTGCGCCACGGCCGAGGAGACCTTGGACGGCGCGGACATCCAGGTGGAGGCATCCCGGCTCGTCGAGCCCGAGGCGCTCGTGCGCCGCGAGTTCCTCCGGCCGGGCACCTTCCTGGTGCCCTACGGCACGATCAGCGCGCTCGAGCTCACGCTGCTCGAGGACGTCGACAAGCTCGTCGTCGACGACTGGCGCGAATCGCGGTCCGGCAACCCGCGGTTCGGCGCCCTGCGCCCGCAGCTCAACGCCGGCCTGCTCACCGAGGACAAGGTCCACGCCGAGATCGGCGACATCGTGGCGGGCAGCAAACCCGGCCGCGAGCACGACGCCGAACGGATCCTGTTCTGGCACCGCGGACTGTCCACAACGGACATCGCGGTGGCGACCATGATCCTCGCCCGTGCGGAGGCTTCCGGCGTCGGCACCATGTTGCCCTACCGATGA
- a CDS encoding aromatic amino acid lyase translates to MIVSDSEFAESERWILDKAQVEALKRRREELLTALADRAEPVYGVTTGMGRLAGVVLSEDEQAEHQRNLLIGRAVGGPPWLPPEDVRALLVARLRDFLQPWSGVSPELVQFLVDRLNDGFTPAVPRSGLGSSGEIIALSHAFQTFLGIGTVLEDGVEVPAAAALAARGATPFVLGPKEGASLLQGSPLAVMHAQRGWTETQQLIDLQTLTAAMAIDVLGAPRAVFSPATAGGDDHLRTLLHELTGLVGTGPVRPGVVQAPLSVRVAPRALAHASRVNDDLHETRRRWETIPGDSPSFVDGSFLPGTGYHAVDLGLRMDAVTAALVHLGEVSVQRTHRLLDERFSGLPAQLTADPGPRAGLAPLHKRAAGELHALRRLAVPATLGSIDTSAGQEDVQAFAAAAGEQLRAAASHLFAITACELITASQARYLAGGEGVPGLRAGYAWVRSVVAPVDEDRPLGPEIERLVAACRAAFFDDLATMS, encoded by the coding sequence ATGATCGTCTCCGACAGCGAGTTCGCCGAGAGTGAACGGTGGATTCTGGACAAAGCGCAGGTAGAAGCCCTGAAACGGCGTCGGGAAGAGCTCTTGACCGCCCTTGCGGACCGGGCGGAACCGGTCTACGGCGTCACCACGGGGATGGGCAGGCTCGCGGGTGTCGTGCTCAGTGAGGACGAGCAGGCCGAGCACCAGCGCAACCTGCTGATCGGCCGCGCGGTCGGCGGGCCGCCGTGGCTGCCGCCGGAGGACGTCCGCGCGTTGCTCGTCGCCCGGCTGCGCGACTTCCTGCAGCCGTGGTCGGGGGTGAGCCCGGAGCTGGTGCAGTTCCTGGTCGACCGCTTGAACGACGGCTTCACGCCCGCCGTCCCGCGTTCCGGGCTCGGTAGTTCGGGCGAGATCATCGCGCTGTCGCACGCGTTCCAGACGTTCCTCGGCATCGGCACGGTCCTGGAGGACGGCGTCGAGGTGCCGGCCGCTGCGGCGCTCGCCGCGCGTGGTGCCACGCCGTTCGTGCTGGGGCCGAAAGAAGGTGCCTCGCTGCTGCAGGGGTCTCCGCTGGCGGTGATGCACGCGCAGCGCGGCTGGACCGAAACCCAGCAGCTCATCGACCTGCAGACGCTCACGGCGGCGATGGCGATCGACGTGCTCGGCGCACCACGCGCGGTGTTTTCCCCGGCCACGGCAGGCGGCGACGACCACCTGCGGACGCTGCTGCACGAGCTGACCGGGCTGGTGGGCACCGGCCCGGTACGGCCCGGCGTGGTGCAGGCGCCCCTTTCGGTGCGGGTCGCGCCCCGGGCACTGGCGCACGCATCCCGCGTCAACGACGACCTGCACGAAACCCGGCGACGGTGGGAGACGATCCCGGGCGATTCGCCATCCTTCGTCGACGGCTCGTTCCTGCCGGGCACCGGCTACCACGCGGTGGACCTGGGCCTGCGAATGGACGCGGTGACGGCGGCCCTGGTGCACCTCGGCGAGGTTTCGGTGCAGCGGACGCACCGGCTGCTGGACGAGCGGTTCAGCGGATTGCCGGCCCAGCTGACGGCCGACCCGGGACCGCGCGCGGGCTTGGCACCGCTGCACAAGCGAGCAGCGGGCGAGCTGCACGCATTGCGCAGGCTCGCTGTTCCGGCGACGCTCGGTTCGATCGACACGTCGGCGGGCCAGGAGGACGTGCAAGCGTTTGCGGCAGCGGCGGGCGAGCAGTTGCGAGCGGCGGCGTCGCACCTGTTTGCGATCACGGCCTGCGAGCTGATCACGGCGTCGCAGGCTCGGTATTTGGCCGGTGGGGAAGGTGTGCCGGGGTTGCGCGCGGGTTATGCGTGGGTGCGGTCGGTGGTGGCGCCGGTGGACGAGGACCGCCCGCTGGGGCCCGAGATCGAGCGGTTGGTTGCCGCGTGCCGGGCGGCTTTCTTTGACGACTTGGCGACGATGAGCTGA